One part of the Rutidosis leptorrhynchoides isolate AG116_Rl617_1_P2 chromosome 1, CSIRO_AGI_Rlap_v1, whole genome shotgun sequence genome encodes these proteins:
- the LOC139861825 gene encoding protein phosphatase 2C 29-like yields MGTGFSCFNPDTSKRRRQQQTDSIFTPTEPLDETLGHSFCYVRSSARFISPTNSDRFISPSQSLRFSPSHDSSSRSCQFKAISGASVSANTSTPRTVVDNFYDDATDCAANVGIGAGVKSSIVNGFESTSSFTSLPLQPVPRSETGSGAASGLIERGYFMSGPIERGALSGPLDGNGVTAGSNGNRVPFSAPLNGGMYGKKKRKKGIPGIRKAFRRPWVVPERNLVGNRKESLNELGKGRYEMDLKNESDVQWALGKAGEDRVHVVVSEEHGWLFVGIYDGFNGPDAPEFLMGNLYKATYKELEGLFWDSEETSVSQSGRQEEEDVAKVDRLDSEIGGSMKKVTFQSGGENETKRKKLWEYLAHEEPEDGLDLSGSERFAFSVDDALDASKTTSGVSRRSLLLSKLRNGFSKNKEGGKFFAWKFGLDAKEQKEVENRIEERSNTGRTGTGRMKKVGPVDHDLVLKAMSRALEVTELAYLDMTDKVMDQYPELALMGSCILVALMRDEDVYVMNLGDSRAIVAQHEKAIHEVGSSGTGDSGIIVEGIVESIDVLEKGNDDLHDVSARDMRLMALQLSTDHSTSIEEEITRIKNEHPDDNQCIVNGRVKGRLKVTRAFGAGFLKQPKWNDSLLEMFRNEYIGTAPYVSCEPSLRHHHLSPRDQFLVLSSDGLYQYFSNEEVVSNVDNFMEKFPDGDPAQYLIEELLLRAAKKAGMDLHELLDIPQGDRRKYHDDVTVMVISLEGRIWKSSGKYF; encoded by the exons atgGGAACTGGATTCTCCTGCTTCAATCCGGATACTTCAAAACGACGTCGTCAACAACAAACCGACTCTATTTTCACACCGACTGAACCTCTTGACGAAACCCTAGGTCATTCCTTTTGTTACGTTCGTTCATCAGCTCGTTTTATATCTCCGACGAACTCCGATAGGTTTATTTCGCCGTCGCAGTCCTTACGGTTTTCACCGTCACATGATTCGTCATCTAGGTCATGTCAATTTAAAGCTATTTCAGGTGCTTCGGTAAGTGCTAATACTTCAACTCCACGAACTGTAGTAGATAATTTTTACGATGATGCTACTGATTGTGCTGCTAATGTTGGTATTGGCGCTGGTGTTAAGTCTAGTATAGTTAATGGTTTTGAAAGTACGTCGTCGTTTACTTCTCTTCCGCTTCAACCGGTTCCGCGGAGCGAAACCGGTTCCGGAGCGGCGTCCGGTTTGATTGAGAGAGGCTATTTTATGTCTGGGCCGATTGAACGCGGTGCGTTATCAGGTCCGTTAGATGGAAACGGTGTAACTGCGGGTAGTAATGGTAATAGGGTGCCGTTTTCAGCTCCGTTGAACGGTGGAATGTATGgtaagaagaagaggaagaagggGATACCGGGGATTAGGAAGGCGTTTCGTCGGCCGTGGGTGGTCCCGGAGAGGAATTTGGTGGGAAATCGAAAGGAGAGTTTGAATGAGTTGGGGAAAGGGAGATATGAGATGGATTTGAAGAATGAGAGTGATGTGCAGTGGGCTTTGGGGAAGGCGGGGGAGGATCGAGTACACGTGGTTGTATCGGAAGAACACGGGTGGTTGTTTGTCGGGATTTATGATGGATTTAATGGTCCTGATGCTCCTGAGTTTTTGATGGGGAATTTATATAAAGCTACGTATAAAGAACTCGAGGGTTTGTTTTGGGATTCTGAGGAAACGTCGGTGAGTCAATCTGGTCGACAAGAGGAAGAAGATGTAGCAAAAGTCGATAGGTTGGATTCGGAGATTGGTGGGTCCATGAAGAAAGTTACGTTTCAATCAGGAGGGGAAAACGAGACTAAGAGGAAGAAGTTATGGGAGTATCTTGCTCATGAGGAACCTGAAGATGGTCTTGATCTTTCTGGTTCTGAACGATTTGCGTTTTCGGTGGATGATGCGCTTGATGCAAGTAAAACTACGTCGGGAGTTAGTAGGCGTTCGTTGTTGTTGTCAAAGTTAAGAAATGGGTTCAGTAAGAATAAAGAAGGTGGTAAATTTTTTGCTTGGAAGTTTGGGCTGGATGCGAAAGAGCAGAAGGAAGTGGAAAATCGAATAGAGGAAAGAAGTAATACTGGAAGAACTGGAACTGGTAGGATGAAGAAAGTGGGTCCCGTAGATCATGATTTGGTTTTGAAAGCAATGTCACGAGCTTTGGAAGTAACCGAGCTTGCATATTTGGACATGACTGATAAGGTTATGGATCAGTATCCAGAACTTGCACTTATGGGTTCTTGTATACTGGTTGCATTGATGAGAGACGAGGACGTGTACGTGATGAATTTAGGAGATAGTCGGGCTATCGTTGCACAACATGAAAAGGCTATACATGAAGTTGGTTCATCTGGAACAGGGGATAGTGGGATTATTGTCGAGGGTATTGTTGAATCGATAGATGTTCTTGAAAAGGGGAATGATGATTTACATGATGTGTCTGCTCGTGATATGAGGTTGATGGCGTTGCAGCTATCTACTGATCACAGCACGAGCATAGAAGAA GAAATCACAAGAATCAAGAATGAGCATCCAGATGACAACCAATGTATAGTCAATGGTAGGGTAAAAGGCCGTCTCAAGGTCACTCGTGCATTTGGGGCGGGATTTCTTAAACAG CCAAAATGGAACGATTCATTATTGGAGATGTTTCGAAATGAGTATATTGGTACTGCACCATATGTATCTTGTGAACCTTCACTCAGGCACCATCATCTTTCCCCTAGAGATCAATTTCTAGTTCTTTCATCAGATGGACTGTACCAATATTTTAGCAATGAGGAAGTCGTTTCTAACGTTGACAATTTCATGGAGAAGTTTCCTGATGGTGACCCTGCCCAATATCTTATAGAGGAGCTTCTTTTACGTGCTGCCAAAAAAGCTG GGATGGATTTGCATGAATTACTGGACATCCCACAAGGCGACCGTAGGAAGTATCATGATGATGTCACTGTCATGGTTATTTCTTTAGAAGGCCGAATTTGGAAATCGTCTGGAAAATACTTTTGA